From a single Sediminibacterium sp. KACHI17 genomic region:
- a CDS encoding DUF3341 domain-containing protein: MAKKKFVVGCFDDEAVLFPAVKKVRTSGYKIHDVYTPFAVHGLDHALGLRETSLHTAGFIYGITGTTTALSCISWIFTRDWPLNIGGKPHFALPAWVPIMFELTVLFAAVGMVLTFCYLCQLAPFVKKHHFHPRATDDLFVMVIECTDKTNTDDLKAFLTSNGAVETDVQIAEDGWWLGRYDKDEMPFENKEIVAA; this comes from the coding sequence ATGGCAAAAAAGAAATTCGTAGTAGGCTGTTTTGATGATGAAGCAGTTTTGTTTCCTGCGGTGAAGAAAGTTCGTACTTCAGGTTACAAGATCCATGATGTATACACACCGTTTGCAGTACATGGATTGGATCATGCGCTGGGATTGAGAGAGACCAGTTTGCATACTGCAGGTTTCATCTATGGTATCACAGGTACAACAACAGCATTGAGCTGCATCAGTTGGATCTTTACCCGCGACTGGCCTTTGAATATTGGTGGTAAACCTCACTTTGCATTACCTGCATGGGTACCTATCATGTTCGAATTGACCGTATTGTTTGCGGCGGTAGGTATGGTACTGACTTTCTGCTACCTGTGTCAGCTGGCTCCTTTTGTGAAGAAACATCATTTCCATCCCCGTGCAACAGATGATCTGTTTGTAATGGTGATCGAGTGTACTGATAAAACCAATACCGATGATCTGAAAGCATTTCTCACCAGCAATGGCGCAGTAGAAACAGATGTTCAGATCGCTGAAGATGGTTGGTGGTTAGGTCGTTACGACAAAGACGAAATGCCCTTTGAAAATAAAGAAATCGTTGCTGCTTAA
- the nrfD gene encoding NrfD/PsrC family molybdoenzyme membrane anchor subunit, which produces MHLKYESQLREPLVYGDKTYHQVTEDIVKPIEAKPTRLWYIGFYISVALLLFGVYSVYREVTYGIGQWNLNKTIGWGWDITNFVWWVGIGHAGTLISAILLLFRQGWRTGVNRAAEAMTIFAVMCAGQFPIFHMGRVWMAFFVLPYPNTRGPLWVNFNSPLLWDVFAISTYFTVSLLFWYSGLIPDFATVRDRAFTKLRKRLYGLASFGWTGSTKHWQRHESLSLVLAGLSTPLVLSVHTIVSFDFATSVIPGWHTTIFPPYFVAGAIFSGFAMVQTLMVIVRKVFGMEDYITMGHIEAMNKVIVLTGSIVGVAYLTELFMGWYSQNKYEGYTFWYSRAYLFSPYGWSYWGMMACNVLSPQIFWFRKMRRNLFVTFFMSIIVNIGMWFERFVIIVTSLYRDYLPSSWSVYYSPTIWEIGFYAGTFGLFFTCFFLFAKYFPVIAIAEIKYVLKTTGEGYKNKMGNIEEQKLEEFVHEQAHH; this is translated from the coding sequence ATGCATTTAAAGTACGAATCACAGCTTAGAGAACCGTTGGTGTACGGTGACAAAACTTACCATCAGGTAACTGAAGACATCGTTAAGCCTATTGAAGCCAAGCCTACCAGATTATGGTACATCGGTTTTTATATCTCTGTAGCCCTTTTGTTGTTTGGTGTATACAGCGTTTATCGTGAGGTAACTTACGGTATCGGACAGTGGAACCTGAATAAGACCATTGGATGGGGTTGGGATATCACCAACTTCGTATGGTGGGTAGGTATCGGTCACGCGGGTACACTGATCTCAGCGATCTTGTTATTGTTCCGTCAGGGTTGGAGAACAGGTGTGAACCGTGCTGCGGAAGCGATGACCATCTTCGCGGTAATGTGTGCGGGTCAGTTCCCGATCTTCCACATGGGTCGTGTATGGATGGCGTTCTTCGTACTTCCATATCCAAACACACGTGGTCCTTTGTGGGTGAACTTTAACTCTCCACTTCTGTGGGACGTATTTGCGATCTCTACTTACTTTACTGTATCTCTTTTATTCTGGTATTCTGGTTTGATCCCTGACTTTGCAACCGTTCGTGATCGTGCCTTTACAAAACTGCGTAAGCGTTTGTATGGTCTTGCATCTTTTGGTTGGACAGGTTCTACCAAACACTGGCAGCGTCATGAAAGTCTCTCATTGGTTTTGGCCGGTTTGAGTACGCCACTGGTATTGTCTGTACACACGATCGTATCCTTTGACTTCGCTACTTCAGTAATTCCTGGTTGGCATACAACGATTTTCCCGCCATACTTCGTTGCGGGTGCGATCTTCTCCGGATTTGCGATGGTACAAACACTGATGGTGATCGTTCGTAAAGTATTCGGAATGGAAGATTATATCACCATGGGTCACATCGAAGCGATGAACAAGGTGATCGTATTAACAGGTTCTATTGTGGGTGTTGCTTACCTCACTGAGTTATTCATGGGTTGGTACAGCCAAAACAAATATGAAGGATACACATTCTGGTATAGCCGTGCTTACCTGTTCAGTCCATATGGATGGAGCTACTGGGGTATGATGGCATGTAACGTATTGAGTCCGCAGATCTTCTGGTTCCGCAAAATGAGAAGAAACCTGTTCGTGACCTTCTTCATGAGTATCATCGTAAACATCGGTATGTGGTTTGAGCGTTTTGTGATCATCGTTACTTCATTGTATCGTGATTATTTACCATCAAGCTGGTCAGTATACTATAGCCCAACCATTTGGGAGATCGGTTTCTATGCCGGTACATTCGGATTGTTCTTTACCTGCTTCTTCCTCTTCGCGAAATACTTCCCGGTAATTGCGATCGCAGAGATCAAGTATGTATTGAAAACTACCGGTGAAGGATATAAGAATAAGATGGGCAATATTGAAGAGCAGAAATTGGAAGAGTTTGTACATGAACAAGCTCATCACTAA
- a CDS encoding TAT-variant-translocated molybdopterin oxidoreductase, with translation MEKKYWQSFGELNQSEAYNKEVKDEFKEELPFVGDESKSFLETAAPRRDFLKYLGFSTAAAAVAASCEMPVKKAIPFANKPEDIVPGISNYYATTYVQDGDVVSVLAKVRDGRPIKIEGNDLSPITKGGTSARVQASVLDLYDTARLRFPTIDGKEVTFEAIDKALAGAVGGNVVILTSTITSPSTKAIIAEFLAKNPGSRHVTYDAVSYSAMLLANEATYGVRGIPSYHFENAKAIVSLGADFLGTWLSPVEFSKQYATGKKIDEKNPSMSKHIHFESVASLTGSNADEKYLHRPSETGAIAAALLSAVNGQGVTGISDAKLKAGIEKAAKALNENKGAALVVAGSNDVNVQIIVNAINNTIGAGGTTINWGVMNHQRAGVDADFVRLVEDMNAGIVNTLLIYGANPAYTWFDAEKFKAGLKKVRTTVSFASKMDETAELCKFVVPDHHYLESWGDAEAKTGHFSFIQPTIYPLFKTRQWQDSLLKWSGNTVDYLAYLKNFWSAKLGGQTGWDKALQDGVISLGESATKPGSFNGASVGAAVAAATSGKKGGKYELVLYEKVGIGAGQGASNPWLQELPDPVTRATWDNYVIVSPALARTILDIDLNNGGQADAYEVNPPKKVVKVVANGKEISLPVLIIPGTHPDTIGIAVGYGRSNNIGKAAAGVGQNAFPLASISNGVVSFSNSSVEITVTGEKYPVALTQTHNRYDTTQGNRTEVMKELTLADYKKHPTEIREERDHELKPWGGLEKFESQGTIYPVYDRPGIKWGMSVDLNTCTGCGACVVACNAENNVSVVGKPEVLRGHEMHWLRIDRYYSGDMDNPNVVFQPLMCQHCDNAPCENVCPVAATNHSSEGLNQMTYNRCIGTRYCANNCPYKVRRFNWSDYTGSDSFGNNQEGIVNDVVLNMNDDLTRMVLNPDVTVRSRGVIEKCSFCVQRLQESKLKAKKESRPLVDSDIKVACQQACPTNAITFGNANDKHSAITMVRTENPNRQFYVLEQLHVLPGVTYLAKVRNTESAHGEAKHETKKEAEHA, from the coding sequence ATGGAAAAAAAGTACTGGCAAAGTTTTGGAGAGCTGAATCAGTCTGAGGCTTACAATAAAGAAGTGAAAGACGAATTCAAGGAAGAATTGCCTTTTGTAGGTGATGAAAGCAAGAGTTTCCTGGAAACAGCTGCTCCGCGCAGAGACTTTCTGAAGTACCTGGGTTTTAGTACTGCTGCTGCTGCCGTAGCTGCTAGTTGTGAAATGCCCGTAAAGAAAGCCATTCCTTTTGCTAATAAGCCTGAAGATATCGTTCCTGGTATCTCCAATTACTATGCTACCACTTACGTACAAGACGGTGATGTGGTAAGCGTTTTGGCGAAAGTGCGTGATGGTCGTCCTATTAAAATTGAAGGTAATGACCTGAGCCCGATCACAAAAGGTGGTACATCTGCCCGTGTTCAGGCTTCGGTGTTAGACCTTTATGATACTGCTCGTTTACGTTTCCCTACCATCGATGGCAAGGAGGTGACATTCGAAGCAATCGATAAAGCACTAGCCGGTGCGGTGGGTGGTAATGTGGTGATCTTAACCAGCACTATCACATCTCCTTCTACCAAAGCTATTATTGCTGAATTCCTTGCCAAGAATCCAGGTAGCCGACACGTAACCTATGATGCTGTTTCTTACAGTGCAATGTTACTGGCGAATGAAGCTACTTATGGTGTTCGCGGTATTCCTTCTTATCATTTTGAGAATGCAAAAGCGATCGTGAGCCTAGGCGCTGATTTCCTCGGTACCTGGTTAAGTCCGGTTGAATTCTCTAAACAATATGCTACCGGTAAAAAGATCGACGAGAAGAACCCAAGCATGAGCAAGCATATTCATTTTGAATCTGTTGCTTCTCTGACCGGTTCTAATGCCGATGAAAAATACTTACACCGTCCATCTGAAACAGGTGCTATCGCTGCTGCTTTATTAAGCGCAGTAAATGGTCAGGGTGTAACCGGAATCAGTGATGCAAAACTGAAAGCGGGTATTGAAAAAGCTGCAAAAGCACTGAATGAAAATAAAGGTGCTGCATTAGTGGTAGCAGGAAGCAATGACGTGAATGTTCAGATCATTGTTAATGCGATCAACAACACCATCGGTGCTGGTGGAACTACCATCAACTGGGGTGTTATGAATCACCAGCGTGCTGGTGTTGATGCTGATTTTGTGAGATTGGTAGAAGACATGAATGCAGGTATTGTGAACACTTTATTGATCTATGGTGCAAACCCTGCTTATACTTGGTTCGATGCTGAGAAATTCAAAGCCGGACTGAAAAAAGTAAGAACAACTGTTTCTTTTGCTTCTAAAATGGATGAAACTGCTGAACTGTGCAAGTTCGTAGTACCTGATCATCACTACCTGGAAAGCTGGGGAGATGCTGAAGCAAAAACCGGTCACTTCTCTTTCATTCAACCTACGATCTATCCTTTATTCAAAACACGTCAGTGGCAAGATAGCCTGCTGAAGTGGAGTGGAAATACAGTTGATTATCTCGCGTATCTGAAAAACTTCTGGAGTGCTAAACTGGGCGGACAAACCGGTTGGGATAAAGCATTGCAAGATGGTGTGATCAGCTTAGGTGAGTCAGCAACCAAGCCGGGCTCTTTCAACGGAGCATCTGTAGGAGCTGCAGTAGCTGCTGCTACATCAGGTAAGAAAGGTGGTAAGTATGAATTGGTGTTGTATGAAAAAGTAGGTATCGGTGCCGGACAAGGTGCTTCTAACCCATGGTTACAAGAGTTGCCGGATCCGGTAACACGTGCTACTTGGGATAACTACGTAATTGTTTCTCCTGCATTGGCGAGAACCATTTTGGATATCGATTTGAACAATGGCGGACAAGCGGATGCTTATGAAGTGAATCCTCCAAAGAAAGTGGTGAAAGTAGTTGCCAATGGTAAAGAAATTTCACTGCCTGTATTGATCATCCCAGGTACACATCCTGATACCATCGGTATCGCTGTAGGATATGGCCGTAGCAATAATATTGGTAAGGCAGCTGCAGGTGTTGGACAAAATGCATTCCCGCTGGCAAGCATCAGCAATGGTGTAGTAAGCTTTAGCAATAGCAGTGTTGAAATCACTGTAACTGGTGAAAAATATCCGGTTGCATTGACACAAACACACAATCGTTATGATACCACTCAAGGTAATCGTACCGAGGTAATGAAAGAATTGACACTTGCTGACTATAAGAAACATCCAACAGAGATCCGCGAAGAGCGTGATCATGAATTGAAGCCTTGGGGTGGATTGGAGAAGTTCGAAAGTCAGGGTACCATTTATCCTGTTTATGACAGACCGGGTATCAAATGGGGTATGAGCGTAGACCTGAACACTTGTACCGGTTGTGGTGCTTGTGTGGTGGCTTGTAATGCTGAGAACAACGTTTCTGTAGTAGGTAAGCCTGAAGTATTACGCGGACATGAAATGCATTGGTTACGTATCGACCGTTATTACAGCGGTGATATGGATAATCCAAACGTAGTATTCCAGCCGCTGATGTGTCAGCACTGTGATAACGCTCCTTGTGAGAACGTTTGTCCGGTAGCTGCTACCAACCACAGCTCAGAAGGTCTTAACCAAATGACTTATAACCGTTGTATCGGTACAAGATATTGTGCGAACAACTGTCCGTATAAAGTACGTCGTTTTAACTGGTCTGATTATACTGGCTCTGACAGCTTTGGTAACAATCAGGAAGGTATTGTGAATGATGTGGTGTTGAACATGAATGATGATCTGACCCGCATGGTACTGAATCCGGATGTAACTGTACGTTCACGTGGTGTGATCGAAAAATGTTCATTCTGCGTACAGCGTTTACAAGAGAGCAAGTTGAAAGCGAAGAAAGAAAGCAGACCATTGGTAGACAGCGATATCAAAGTTGCATGTCAGCAGGCATGTCCTACAAACGCGATCACTTTTGGTAATGCAAATGATAAACATAGTGCTATCACCATGGTGAGAACCGAGAATCCGAATCGTCAGTTCTACGTATTAGAGCAGCTGCACGTATTACCGGGTGTTACTTATCTCGCAAAAGTGCGTAACACAGAATCGGCGCATGGTGAAGCAAAGCATGAAACTAAAAAAGAAGCAGAACACGCATAA
- a CDS encoding c-type cytochrome translates to MNTVSAQDGKALFTTNCASCHQVHKPSTGPALAGVEDRWPNKANLYSWIRNSAAFLKTGDKYANDLYNTWNKTAMNQFPNLTDEEIGAILKYINSVPAPGAAGATAGAAAGDPNAAAAAESDNTLLFGILTLILAVVALILLQVNANLKKLADEREGHRPIEPVPFWRNKSYIAMITVILFVVGGYLTSKGAMALGRSKDYQPEQPIYYSHKVHAGINQINCQYCHVGVYQGKQATIPSVNVCMNCHMSINEYNGEKMYTEDGKEINGTAEIQKLYKYAGFEPGKPWDPSKAKPIEWVRIHNLPDHVYFNHSQHVKAGKVECQTCHGEIQKMGEVKQFSDLSMGWCINCHRETQVQFKDNGFYSIYEKYHQDLKSGKMDSTKGVTVEAIGGTECQKCHY, encoded by the coding sequence GTGAATACAGTATCGGCGCAAGACGGTAAAGCCCTCTTTACTACTAACTGTGCATCCTGTCACCAGGTACATAAGCCATCTACCGGTCCGGCTCTGGCTGGTGTGGAAGATCGTTGGCCTAATAAGGCTAATTTGTATTCTTGGATCAGGAACAGTGCCGCTTTCCTGAAAACGGGAGACAAGTACGCCAATGACCTGTATAATACATGGAATAAAACAGCCATGAACCAGTTCCCGAATCTGACCGATGAGGAAATTGGTGCTATTTTGAAATACATCAATTCAGTACCTGCTCCGGGTGCGGCTGGTGCTACTGCTGGCGCTGCTGCAGGAGATCCTAACGCTGCTGCCGCTGCTGAAAGTGATAATACCTTATTATTTGGTATCCTCACCCTGATCCTGGCTGTTGTAGCCCTGATCTTATTGCAAGTGAACGCGAATCTGAAGAAATTGGCAGATGAGCGTGAGGGTCACAGACCGATTGAACCTGTTCCTTTCTGGAGAAATAAGAGCTACATCGCTATGATCACTGTGATTCTGTTCGTAGTGGGTGGTTATCTGACCTCAAAAGGTGCGATGGCATTGGGTCGTAGCAAAGACTATCAGCCTGAACAGCCGATCTATTATTCGCATAAAGTACACGCAGGTATCAACCAGATCAACTGTCAATATTGCCACGTAGGTGTTTATCAGGGTAAACAAGCAACCATTCCTTCAGTGAACGTGTGTATGAACTGTCACATGTCTATCAATGAGTACAATGGTGAAAAGATGTACACTGAAGATGGTAAAGAGATCAATGGTACCGCAGAAATTCAAAAATTATACAAATATGCAGGTTTTGAGCCCGGTAAACCTTGGGATCCTTCTAAGGCAAAACCAATTGAATGGGTTCGTATCCACAACCTGCCTGATCACGTATACTTCAACCACTCTCAGCACGTAAAAGCAGGTAAGGTAGAATGTCAGACCTGTCATGGTGAGATCCAGAAAATGGGTGAAGTAAAGCAGTTCAGCGATCTGAGCATGGGCTGGTGTATCAACTGTCACCGCGAAACACAGGTTCAGTTCAAAGACAATGGTTTCTATAGCATTTACGAGAAATACCATCAGGATCTGAAGAGTGGAAAAATGGATAGCACCAAAGGTGTTACTGTGGAAGCGATCGGTGGTACTGAATGTCAGAAATGTCACTATTAA
- the purN gene encoding phosphoribosylglycinamide formyltransferase: MFRRLKEKWKLTWTGFILVFTTFALGGSLCGYAGKKLMVFTSLEKGPLYYIVYIIMVTIIWPICVLTVSIPMGQFPFFKKYLAKMWKRISGGGKSEKGEVKGETEVHGPWTMDHGQNPNQTSDIKRIAIFASGAGSNAAKIIEHLKDHPNIQVALIVCNKPGAGVIQIAASHQIPVLMIEKEKFFRGNAYVDEIQHKEGIDFIVLAGFLWKVPTALIHAYPNKIINIHPALLPKYGGKGMYGMYVHQAVIEAGEKESGITIHYVNEHFDEGETIFQAKCEVTQEDTPETLAQKIHQLEHNHFPRIVESTVLAKI; encoded by the coding sequence ATGTTTCGTCGCCTGAAAGAAAAATGGAAGCTTACATGGACAGGTTTCATCCTCGTTTTCACCACATTTGCCCTCGGCGGAAGCCTTTGTGGTTATGCAGGAAAGAAGTTAATGGTCTTCACTTCTCTTGAAAAAGGCCCATTATACTATATCGTTTACATTATTATGGTCACCATCATTTGGCCTATTTGTGTATTGACGGTAAGTATTCCTATGGGACAATTCCCTTTTTTCAAAAAATATCTGGCGAAAATGTGGAAGAGGATCTCAGGGGGGGGCAAAAGTGAAAAGGGTGAAGTGAAAGGTGAAACGGAAGTCCATGGACCATGGACCATGGACCATGGACAAAATCCAAATCAGACATCAGACATCAAGCGTATAGCCATCTTCGCCTCTGGCGCAGGGAGTAATGCGGCTAAGATCATTGAGCATTTGAAAGATCATCCCAACATTCAGGTCGCACTCATTGTATGCAATAAACCGGGTGCAGGGGTGATCCAAATAGCGGCATCACATCAGATCCCCGTATTGATGATCGAAAAAGAAAAATTCTTTCGCGGCAACGCCTACGTAGATGAGATCCAACACAAAGAAGGTATTGACTTTATCGTATTGGCTGGATTTTTATGGAAAGTACCTACAGCACTCATTCATGCATATCCCAATAAGATCATTAATATACATCCCGCACTATTACCCAAATATGGTGGCAAAGGCATGTATGGAATGTATGTGCATCAGGCTGTGATCGAAGCAGGTGAAAAAGAAAGTGGCATCACTATACATTATGTGAACGAACATTTTGATGAAGGTGAAACCATCTTTCAAGCTAAATGTGAAGTGACACAAGAAGACACCCCTGAAACACTGGCACAAAAGATCCATCAACTGGAACATAACCACTTTCCAAGAATTGTGGAAAGCACTGTACTTGCGAAGATCTAA
- a CDS encoding MBOAT family O-acyltransferase has protein sequence MVFNSYTFIVFFLVMMGLYNLPISWKSRKIILLLGSYLFYAAWNPPFILLLWLSTVVDFFVGRALYTQENKAKKKLLLVVSLIGNLGMLCFFKYGGFLLDNFVLLVNALGMDYHPAKPNIILPAGISFYTFTTLCYTIDMYKKESKPVKSLLDFSLFVTFFPHLVAGPIVRPPQLAPQFESPKKATAQQIYEGLFLLSLGLFMKVVLADGMLASPADTVFGAQKSLHTLDAWLGVLAFSGQIFFDFAGYSTCAIGVAACMGFTLPENFKYPYAATGFSDFWRRWHITLSAWLRDYLYIPLGGNRKGIFRTYINLMITMLLGGLWHGANWTFVVWGALHGLYLCIEKLIQDRSQKNAVPEDAAIALSGWKKNIPSGFFKALFVFFLVNVTWVFFRAPDFTSAWRLLISMFSSVADSIVVLNSLDVVTVSIVIIIMVLFHWRMRNTSVLQAAAKMPVWLLGIVWSAMLILLILSQESSGSFIYFQF, from the coding sequence ATGGTTTTCAATTCATATACATTCATCGTTTTCTTTCTTGTGATGATGGGACTCTACAATCTTCCCATATCATGGAAATCGAGAAAGATCATTTTACTGTTAGGCAGTTATCTTTTTTATGCAGCATGGAATCCACCTTTTATATTATTGCTCTGGCTATCTACTGTTGTTGATTTTTTTGTAGGCCGTGCTTTGTACACACAAGAGAATAAAGCCAAGAAGAAATTATTACTTGTGGTCAGCCTGATCGGAAATCTCGGTATGCTATGCTTCTTCAAATATGGTGGTTTCTTATTGGACAACTTTGTACTGCTTGTGAATGCATTAGGCATGGATTATCATCCCGCTAAACCCAATATCATTCTTCCCGCAGGTATTTCTTTTTATACGTTTACAACGCTTTGCTACACCATCGACATGTATAAAAAAGAAAGCAAGCCGGTAAAATCACTACTCGATTTTTCCCTGTTTGTTACTTTCTTTCCGCATCTTGTTGCAGGTCCGATCGTTCGTCCACCACAACTCGCACCACAATTTGAATCACCAAAAAAAGCAACTGCTCAGCAGATCTATGAAGGTTTATTTCTTTTATCACTAGGATTATTCATGAAAGTGGTACTTGCAGATGGTATGCTTGCTTCACCGGCTGACACTGTATTTGGCGCACAGAAATCGTTACATACACTCGATGCATGGCTCGGTGTACTTGCATTCTCAGGTCAGATCTTTTTTGATTTTGCAGGGTATTCTACCTGCGCCATCGGCGTTGCAGCCTGTATGGGCTTTACATTACCGGAAAATTTCAAATACCCTTATGCTGCAACCGGCTTCTCCGATTTCTGGCGAAGATGGCATATTACATTATCAGCCTGGCTTCGCGACTATTTATATATTCCATTGGGCGGTAATAGAAAAGGCATCTTTCGCACTTATATAAATTTAATGATCACCATGTTACTGGGTGGATTGTGGCATGGCGCTAACTGGACCTTTGTAGTATGGGGAGCATTGCATGGTCTTTACTTGTGTATTGAGAAATTGATTCAGGATAGATCTCAAAAAAATGCTGTCCCGGAAGATGCTGCCATTGCATTATCAGGATGGAAAAAAAATATACCATCAGGATTCTTCAAAGCATTGTTTGTTTTCTTCCTGGTAAATGTGACATGGGTCTTTTTCCGCGCACCTGATTTTACATCCGCATGGCGCTTATTGATATCTATGTTTTCCAGTGTGGCAGACAGCATTGTTGTTTTGAATTCACTGGATGTAGTAACAGTAAGCATCGTTATAATAATAATGGTACTGTTTCATTGGCGCATGCGCAACACCAGTGTACTGCAAGCAGCGGCTAAAATGCCTGTTTGGCTGCTCGGTATTGTATGGTCGGCCATGCTTATCTTATTGATACTAAGCCAGGAAAGTAGTGGATCATTTATTTACTTCCAGTTCTAA